GCCAGAGTGCGGCTGGAACCGTTCGCGCCGGTCGCGCAGTTTTTCCCGACGGTATCGCCGTCGCGCCTGGGACTTCAAATCAACCCGGACGCCGCGCTCTTCGCGGCGCCCTGCGTGAGCGCCTACGTCGGCGGCGACATTTCCGCCGGGCTGCTTGCCACGGATATGCTCACCGCCGAAAAACTCTGTCTTCTGGTCGACGCGGGCACTAACGGCGAAATAGTTTTGGGCAATTCGGAATTTCTTGTTTGCGCCGCCACGAGCGCCGGACCGGCGTTTGAAGGCGTGGGCATCAAAAGCGGAATGCACGCCATCGACGGAGCCGTCAACAAGGTTTTCTCCGACGGCGGCAGATTGGCTTACACCACAATAAACTCTGCCAAACCCAAAGGTATATGCGGCACGGGTCTCATAGATTTGTTGTGCGAACTTCTGGCCGTCGGCGCGATGAACCGCTCCGGCAAACTCGATCCGTCCTTCGCGGGCGTGAGAAAATACGACGATGAAACCGGCTCCGGTCTGGAGTTTTTACTGGTTAAGGCCGATGAGTCGTCGGCCGGAGAGGACATCGTCATTACCGAGACGGATATCGAAAATCTGATACGCTCGAAGGGCGCGGTTTTCATGGGCATAATGGCGCTTCTTAAAGCTACCGGATACGCGCCGTCGGATATCGACAAAATTTACGTTTCCGGCGGTTTCGGCAATTCGCTCGACGCCGCCAAAGCCGTGGCCATAGGCATGTTTCCCGACCTGCCGACGGAAAAATACAAGTTCATAGGCAATTCGTCTTTGGCGGGGGCCGCGCGTATGCTCGTGTCGTCTGCCGCGCGCCGCGCCGTGGACGAAGCCGCGCGAAAAATGACATATATCGACCTGGGCGCCGATCCTTATTTTATGAACGAGTACACCGCCGCGCTTTTCTTCCCGCACACGGACGAGGGTCTTTTTCCGTCGGCAAAAAAATATCTGGCCGCGGCCCGCGGAGAAAAAAAATGACGATTCGCGTAGCCACCGCAGGCAAAGGCGGCGTGGGCAAGACGACTTTTACGGCTTTGCTGGCGCGCGCGTTTCTTGAAAAAGGCGCCAGGCCCATGCTCGTTGTGGACGCCGATCCGAACGCGAATCTCAATTATTATCTCGGCGCCGCGTATGACGCCACCGTGTCGGATTTGAGGGAATCGTTAAAACGCGACGTTCCTCCGGCGGGAATGTCCAAGACCGATTTTACGGCGCTTAAAATTTCCGAGATACTGTCGGAAAATAACGGCTACGATCTTTTGGCCATGGGACGCCCCGAAGGCCCGGGATGCTACTGTTTCGTCAATGAAGTTCTGCGGACGGCCCTTTCGCGGCTGGCGTCTAAATACGCGGTTCTTCTGCTCGACAACGAGGCGGGACTCGAGCATCTGTCGCGCCGCACTACCGACGACCTCGACGAACTTTTCATCGTCTCGGACTTTTCGCCCGTGGCTCTTGTGGCCGCCGCGCGCATAAAGTCGCTGGCGGCTTCGCTGGAACTAAAAGTCAAAAAGACATCGCTGATTTTGAATCGCATAAAAAGCGGGTCCGACGAGATGATGGCGCGTAAAATGGCGCGCGATATATTGGGCGCCGACATTGAAATTGCCGCCGTCATCCCCGAACTTCCGGAAATCGGTGAAATGCTTCCGCAGTCAAAAAACGTTTTTTCACTGACAAGTTTTCCGAAGGAAATAATGGACAGGATTACGGGCGCCTTCGCCGTGTAGGGGCGTATAATCATACGCCCCTACTCCGCGCAATTACGAAATAGGGCATGGTTGAGACGTTATCGGGAATCTTATGGAAAAATATTTTGAGAAGTGGACATCCGCAATCAACGAAATAACTCTCGGCGCGCCGCCGTCGGGCATTGTTAAGATCGGCGGCGCGGCGGCCTTGCCTTTCGTTAAAGGCGAAGGTTATCAGGGCAACCCGTCCGCTTTGGCCGTGGAGATTTCCGATATTCCCCCGACGGACTGGCCTGAGCCGCTGGCCGCGGTTTGGCGTCAGGTCTGGAACGATCCGGTCGCCTGGGCCAAGAAAGCCGAGGCCTCCGGCGCGGACATTGTCCTGTTGCGGTTGTCGGGCGCGAATCCGGAGTCGCGCGACCGTTCCGCCGACGACACGGCGCAAATCGCGCGCGCCGTTTCGGATGCCGTCAAAATTCCGGTCGCCGTAATCGGCTGCGAAGTTTTGTCAAAAGACCTCGAAATTATGCCGGCAGTCAGCCACGCGCTGGCGGGCCGCAACGCCCTTATCGGCATCGCCACCAAAGACAACTACAAGACGATGGCCGCCGCCGCACTGGCCGACGGCCACGCTCTCATCGCCGAGGCGCCGATAGACATTAACTTGGCCAAACAACTCAATATTCTTATATCCGACGCGGGTTTCCCCGTCGAGAAAATAGTCGTGCATCAGACGACCGGCGCGCTGGGATACGGCTATGAATACTGTTACACAATAATGGAAAGAACGCGCATCGCCGGTCTTTCGGGCGACGCGATGCTTGCCACTCCCATGATAAACTTCGTCGGCGCGGAGTGCTGGAAGCTTAAAGAGTCCGTCACACAGGATGCCGAGGCGCCCGGATGGGGGGCTTTCCAAAAAAGAGGTATAATTTGGGAGGCGTCCTGCGCCGCGGCGTATCTTGAGGCGGGCGCGGACATTTTGGTGATGTATCACCCTGAAGCGCTTTCGGCCGTGCGGGGCATAGCTTCGCGTTTGGCCGGCGAATAAACTTTGTCATTGCGTGGTCTCCCTTAATGTCATTGCGAGCCCCGATGGACATCGGGGCGTGGCAATCTCACAATAAGCGAGATTGCTTCGTCACTGCGTTCCTCGCAATGACAAAAAAGAGAATGCTACGCCCCTCTCAACGGCAAATAATAATTTATGAAAATACTTGTTCTTAACGCCAGAATAAAATCTCTGGAATTCGATTTAAGGGAAATGCCGGACGAGGTGTCTCTGGTGGCCGGCAAAATAAATAAAATCGGTTCCGACCATTCGGTTTTTACCGTCGGCCGCGACGGAGCCAAACCCGAGAGTTTTCTTAAAAAAACCGTTTCGCACGAGGACGCGCTCGAAGCCGTCGGCGGTGTGCTTGCCGACGCGGGATTTAAAGTTTCCGACGTGGCGGCGGTGGGACATCGCGTGGTGCACGGCGGCGTGTTTACCGATTCGGTGATAATAAGCGACGCCGTAAAAACCGAGGTGTACCGCGACTTCGACATCGCGCCGCTTCATAATCCGTACAATTTAAGAATCATCGAGGCCGCGCAAAAAATCTACGACGGAGTTCCTCACGTGGCGGTTTTCGACACGGCTTTTCACTCGACTTTGCCCGAAACGGCCTATCGTTATCCTCTGCCCGAACGGCTTTACCACGAATACAAAATCAGAAGATACGGATTCCACGGGCCGTCGCACAAATATCTGGTTGAAAGAACCGCCGCGCTTTTGGGCAGGGCCGGTTCCGGTCTCGACATGATAACTTTTTATCTCGGAGAGGGCTCGTCCGCCGCCGCGATAAAAGGCGGGAAATCCGTAGACACTTCCATGGGCTTTACGCCTCTTGAAGGTCTCATGATGTCCACACGCTCCGGCGACGTTTCGGCAGGCATCATAATTTTTCTTCTCAAAAACGGCTGGACGATAAAAGAGCTTGAGCGCACGCTTAACTACGAAAGCGGTTTGCTGGGCGTTTCCGGCGAAAGCGAAAATTTCAGGGAAGTCATGGAACACGCGCTTGCCGGCGACGCCAAATCGCGGCTGGCTGTCGATATGTACGTATATCGCGCCAGAAAATATCTGGGCGCCTACTGGCTCGGTCTGCCCGGCCTCGCGGCGGTGTCTCTTACCGGCGATGTGGCCGAGGAAATTCCTTATGTGAGGCAGAGAATATTCGAGAATCTGGAAAGTTTCGGTATCGAGATTTCAAAAGAAAAAAACGACGCCTGCGTTTCGCGCGAGGCCGAAATCTCGTCGGACAAGTCCCGCGTCAAGATTTTTGTGATGCCGCGCTCCGGCGACCTTTTGATAGCCCGCGAAACTTACGCCGTGGTAAATCCACGCCGGACAGTCATAAAATAATCCCATGTTTATAATAGGCGAAAAAATCAACGGAATGTTCTTGCCGGTGGCCGCCGCCATCCGGAGCAAAGACGAAAAGTTCA
The genomic region above belongs to Elusimicrobia bacterium HGW-Elusimicrobia-1 and contains:
- a CDS encoding carbon monoxide dehydrogenase, with the translated sequence MTIRVATAGKGGVGKTTFTALLARAFLEKGARPMLVVDADPNANLNYYLGAAYDATVSDLRESLKRDVPPAGMSKTDFTALKISEILSENNGYDLLAMGRPEGPGCYCFVNEVLRTALSRLASKYAVLLLDNEAGLEHLSRRTTDDLDELFIVSDFSPVALVAAARIKSLAASLELKVKKTSLILNRIKSGSDEMMARKMARDILGADIEIAAVIPELPEIGEMLPQSKNVFSLTSFPKEIMDRITGAFAV
- a CDS encoding acetyl-CoA decarbonylase/synthase complex subunit delta (part of a complex that catalyzes the cleavage of acetyl-CoA), which encodes MEKYFEKWTSAINEITLGAPPSGIVKIGGAAALPFVKGEGYQGNPSALAVEISDIPPTDWPEPLAAVWRQVWNDPVAWAKKAEASGADIVLLRLSGANPESRDRSADDTAQIARAVSDAVKIPVAVIGCEVLSKDLEIMPAVSHALAGRNALIGIATKDNYKTMAAAALADGHALIAEAPIDINLAKQLNILISDAGFPVEKIVVHQTTGALGYGYEYCYTIMERTRIAGLSGDAMLATPMINFVGAECWKLKESVTQDAEAPGWGAFQKRGIIWEASCAAAYLEAGADILVMYHPEALSAVRGIASRLAGE
- a CDS encoding acetate kinase, which encodes MKILVLNARIKSLEFDLREMPDEVSLVAGKINKIGSDHSVFTVGRDGAKPESFLKKTVSHEDALEAVGGVLADAGFKVSDVAAVGHRVVHGGVFTDSVIISDAVKTEVYRDFDIAPLHNPYNLRIIEAAQKIYDGVPHVAVFDTAFHSTLPETAYRYPLPERLYHEYKIRRYGFHGPSHKYLVERTAALLGRAGSGLDMITFYLGEGSSAAAIKGGKSVDTSMGFTPLEGLMMSTRSGDVSAGIIIFLLKNGWTIKELERTLNYESGLLGVSGESENFREVMEHALAGDAKSRLAVDMYVYRARKYLGAYWLGLPGLAAVSLTGDVAEEIPYVRQRIFENLESFGIEISKEKNDACVSREAEISSDKSRVKIFVMPRSGDLLIARETYAVVNPRRTVIK